A genomic segment from Necator americanus strain Aroian chromosome III, whole genome shotgun sequence encodes:
- a CDS encoding hypothetical protein (NECATOR_CHRIII.G10006.T1) yields MKTSLNSKVFAGMCLKLCFVLLLLPIMAQRAAALSAETKKVLLKGLNGKNLEDRRARLQHLSTLYSKNRPIVKNQNKTTEELTEGSATEPDNEPSIEKINENEGVSDYLFQSDINLSEEQLGWIEESISKNESTRNKRQVREDGALWADNTVNYWFDVSIDAAKRSVITKAFNYLQARTCINFVASEVAPNRLHFFNGDGCWSSVGMMGGVQYISIPDGCKQVGIIAHELMHALGVWHMQMRDDRDDYIQADLTNVMPGMEGNFVKYPTINYNPYEYGSSMHYRSNAYTTTGDSLIPFEGRYLNTLGSRITSFYDIKTINDHYKCIDQCQVAPAACTNGGIPNPRNCATCVCPNGYGGALCGDRPTGCGSTLTATARWQVRQFTFGSAAATSLLNLPLLCNHWIKAPAGKQVQVRVTYVKEPKCQKGCNINAIEPKIKADSAITNARICCTNLLNYVLTSELNPTPIVAYNRLKITTFTFHYRFI; encoded by the exons GGCCTTAATGGGAAGAATCTGGAGGACCGTCGAGCAAGACTGCAACATCTCTCTACATTGTACTCCAAAAACAGACCAATAgtgaaaaatcagaataagACTACAGAG GAATTAACTGAAGGATCTGCAACAGAACCGGACAACGAACCGAGTATAGAAAAGATCAACGAGAACGAAGGGGTTTCCGATTACCTTTTCCAGTCAGATATTAACTTATCTGA GGAACAACTTGGATGGATTGAAGAAAGCATATCAAAAAACGAAAGCACTCGGAATAAACGTCAAGTACGGGAAGATGGTGCTCTATGGGCAGATAACACTGTCAATTACTGGTTTGATGTTAGTATAG ATGCAGCGAAACGATCGGTTATTACTAAAGCGTTTAATTACCTCCAAGCTCGGACATGTATTAATTTCGTTGCGAGCGAGGTTGCTCCGAACCGATTACATTTTTTCAATGGTGACGGATGTTGGTCGTCGGTTGGCATGATGGGTGGCGTGCAGTACATATCGATACCAGACGGTTGCAAACAG GTAGGCATTATTGCACATGAACTTATGCACGCGTTGGGAGTATGGCATATGCAAATGCGAGACGATCGCGATGATTACATTCAAGCTGATCTAACGAATGTCATG CCAGGTATGGAAGGAAACTTCGTCAAGTACCCTACGATAAACTACAATCCATACGAATATGGCAGTTCCATGCACTACCGATCAAATGC GTACACTACCACTGGAGACTCATTGATTCCCTTCGAAGGACGATATTTGAACACCCTTGGCTCCCGTATAACCTCTTTCTATGACATCAAAACAATTAACGATCACTATAAATGCATTG ATCAATGTCAAGTTGCTCCTGCAGCGTGTACGAATGGAGGGATACCAAATCCAAGAAACTGTGCAACTTGCGTTTGCCCGAACGGATACGGAGGAGCTTTGTGCGGTGACCGA CCTACTGGATGTGGTTCAACGTTGACAGCGACTGCCCGCTGGCAAGTAAGACAGTTTACTTTCGGTAGCGCAGCAGCAACTTCTCTTCTCAATCTCCCTTTACTCTGCAATCATTGGATTAAG GCTCCCGCTGGTAAACAGGTTCAAGTCCGTGTCACCTACGTGAAGGAACCGAAATGCCAAAAAGGTTGCAATATAAATGCCATTGAACCGAAAATTAAAGCCGATTCTGCGATTACAAATGCAAG GATATGCTGTACAAATTTGCTGAATTACGTTCTCACCAGCGAACTCAACCCAACTCCAATAGTTGCATATAACAGATTGAAAATAACGACATTTACGTTTCATTACAGATtcatatag
- a CDS encoding hypothetical protein (NECATOR_CHRIII.G10006.T2), translated as MCLKLCFVLLLLPIMAQRAAALSAETKKVLLKGLNGKNLEDRRARLQHLSTLYSKNRPIVKNQNKTTEELTEGSATEPDNEPSIEKINENEGVSDYLFQSDINLSEEQLGWIEESISKNESTRNKRQVREDGALWADNTVNYWFDVSIDAAKRSVITKAFNYLQARTCINFVASEVAPNRLHFFNGDGCWSSVGMMGGVQYISIPDGCKQVGIIAHELMHALGVWHMQMRDDRDDYIQADLTNVMPGMEGNFVKYPTINYNPYEYGSSMHYRSNAYTTTGDSLIPFEGRYLNTLGSRITSFYDIKTINDHYKCIDQCQVAPAACTNGGIPNPRNCATCVCPNGYGGALCGDRPTGCGSTLTATARWQVRQFTFGSAAATSLLNLPLLCNHWIKAPAGKQVQVRVTYVKEPKCQKGCNINAIEPKIKADSAITNARICCTNLLNYVLTSELNPTPIVAYNRLKITTFTFHYRFI; from the exons GGCCTTAATGGGAAGAATCTGGAGGACCGTCGAGCAAGACTGCAACATCTCTCTACATTGTACTCCAAAAACAGACCAATAgtgaaaaatcagaataagACTACAGAG GAATTAACTGAAGGATCTGCAACAGAACCGGACAACGAACCGAGTATAGAAAAGATCAACGAGAACGAAGGGGTTTCCGATTACCTTTTCCAGTCAGATATTAACTTATCTGA GGAACAACTTGGATGGATTGAAGAAAGCATATCAAAAAACGAAAGCACTCGGAATAAACGTCAAGTACGGGAAGATGGTGCTCTATGGGCAGATAACACTGTCAATTACTGGTTTGATGTTAGTATAG ATGCAGCGAAACGATCGGTTATTACTAAAGCGTTTAATTACCTCCAAGCTCGGACATGTATTAATTTCGTTGCGAGCGAGGTTGCTCCGAACCGATTACATTTTTTCAATGGTGACGGATGTTGGTCGTCGGTTGGCATGATGGGTGGCGTGCAGTACATATCGATACCAGACGGTTGCAAACAG GTAGGCATTATTGCACATGAACTTATGCACGCGTTGGGAGTATGGCATATGCAAATGCGAGACGATCGCGATGATTACATTCAAGCTGATCTAACGAATGTCATG CCAGGTATGGAAGGAAACTTCGTCAAGTACCCTACGATAAACTACAATCCATACGAATATGGCAGTTCCATGCACTACCGATCAAATGC GTACACTACCACTGGAGACTCATTGATTCCCTTCGAAGGACGATATTTGAACACCCTTGGCTCCCGTATAACCTCTTTCTATGACATCAAAACAATTAACGATCACTATAAATGCATTG ATCAATGTCAAGTTGCTCCTGCAGCGTGTACGAATGGAGGGATACCAAATCCAAGAAACTGTGCAACTTGCGTTTGCCCGAACGGATACGGAGGAGCTTTGTGCGGTGACCGA CCTACTGGATGTGGTTCAACGTTGACAGCGACTGCCCGCTGGCAAGTAAGACAGTTTACTTTCGGTAGCGCAGCAGCAACTTCTCTTCTCAATCTCCCTTTACTCTGCAATCATTGGATTAAG GCTCCCGCTGGTAAACAGGTTCAAGTCCGTGTCACCTACGTGAAGGAACCGAAATGCCAAAAAGGTTGCAATATAAATGCCATTGAACCGAAAATTAAAGCCGATTCTGCGATTACAAATGCAAG GATATGCTGTACAAATTTGCTGAATTACGTTCTCACCAGCGAACTCAACCCAACTCCAATAGTTGCATATAACAGATTGAAAATAACGACATTTACGTTTCATTACAGATtcatatag